From Acetobacteroides hydrogenigenes, one genomic window encodes:
- the trxA gene encoding thioredoxin encodes MKKILLVAVVGLLFASSCSGEKKPKTKNANAPKAVAAEGIKHITKAEYLTLVWNYEKNPSTFVFEGKLPVIVDFYATWCGPCKRVAPILEKLSKKYAGKINIYKVDVDAERDLAASHGIQSIPTMYFYPKTGQPQVVQGALGEEQLEQAIQQVLLSK; translated from the coding sequence ATGAAGAAGATTCTACTGGTGGCCGTTGTCGGCTTGCTGTTTGCCAGCAGCTGCAGCGGCGAAAAGAAGCCAAAAACTAAAAATGCAAACGCTCCTAAAGCAGTGGCTGCAGAAGGAATAAAGCATATCACTAAGGCCGAGTACCTGACGCTGGTGTGGAACTACGAGAAAAACCCCAGCACATTTGTATTCGAGGGTAAACTCCCCGTGATTGTTGACTTTTATGCGACATGGTGCGGCCCCTGCAAACGAGTAGCTCCGATTCTCGAAAAACTGTCTAAAAAATACGCCGGTAAAATCAACATCTACAAGGTCGATGTTGATGCAGAGCGCGATCTTGCAGCATCACATGGAATCCAAAGTATTCCGACCATGTACTTTTACCCTAAAACAGGTCAACCTCAAGTTGTACAGGGGGCACTGGGCGAAGAACAGTTAGAGCAAGCAATTCAGCAGGTGCTCCTATCGAAGTAA
- a CDS encoding CPBP family glutamic-type intramembrane protease: MKRGCSTKAQTQKTKLLRLLELLVIYVAVPLLFYLKYIPLHRLLTLFLVFGYCLTVLLINRNFKWSSFSLVGFRGWISLLLRVSIATLIILALTYFIIPNYLFVLPYNKPMYWLAIFLLYPLWSVVPQELIYRSFFFNRYKVLFRNEKVMAVASAAFFAFLHIVFNNWIAVLCSFTIGLLWSFAYLRHRSLLAISVEHSIVGIILFVVGLGIFFT; the protein is encoded by the coding sequence ATGAAAAGAGGATGCAGCACTAAAGCACAGACACAAAAGACGAAATTGTTGAGGTTACTTGAACTTCTTGTCATATACGTTGCCGTTCCATTGCTCTTCTACTTAAAATACATTCCCCTCCATCGACTCTTAACGCTATTTCTCGTATTTGGATACTGCCTAACGGTTCTTCTTATAAACCGAAATTTCAAGTGGAGCAGCTTTAGCCTTGTTGGGTTTAGAGGATGGATATCATTGTTACTTAGGGTATCCATTGCAACACTAATAATACTAGCCCTTACCTATTTTATAATTCCCAACTATCTTTTTGTGCTACCCTACAACAAGCCGATGTACTGGCTTGCCATCTTCTTGCTTTACCCGCTTTGGTCGGTTGTTCCCCAGGAACTCATTTACCGATCATTCTTCTTTAACCGCTACAAGGTGCTTTTCCGCAACGAAAAAGTAATGGCGGTAGCAAGTGCGGCATTTTTTGCCTTTCTGCATATTGTATTCAACAACTGGATTGCAGTTCTATGCTCATTTACCATCGGGTTGCTTTGGAGTTTTGCCTACCTACGACACCGATCGCTTCTTGCAATTTCAGTAGAGCATTCCATCGTTGGCATTATTCTTTTCGTTGTTGGACTTGGTATATTTTTCACCTAG
- a CDS encoding creatininase family protein translates to MRKSYRLVQKNFRDLKSEVVDIAILPWGATEPHGYHLPYGTDSYQSEEVAALSAELAAEKGVNPLVLPVLPFGVQNEGQRELTGCINLRPTTLLTILDDIAASLIRQGIQRLIILNSHGGNDFRFAIRELQLKHPNLLMVAVDWWRHPIIRTLVDNPGDHAGALETCVMMHLKPELVSPETGTGRSVGFSIKALNEGWAWTPRNWAAVSEDTGIGDPRGTTPETGKIVVDRVVAEIAELIVKLVKEENIYQKL, encoded by the coding sequence ATGAGAAAAAGTTACCGCTTAGTTCAGAAAAATTTCAGAGATCTTAAATCGGAGGTTGTTGATATTGCCATTCTACCTTGGGGAGCAACCGAGCCTCACGGATATCACTTACCTTACGGAACCGACTCCTACCAATCGGAAGAGGTAGCGGCATTATCCGCCGAACTTGCAGCAGAAAAGGGTGTAAACCCTCTGGTGCTCCCCGTCCTCCCTTTCGGAGTTCAGAATGAGGGACAACGAGAGCTGACAGGATGCATCAACCTTAGACCAACCACCCTGCTTACCATTTTAGACGACATCGCGGCTTCGCTAATACGACAAGGAATACAAAGACTAATAATACTAAACAGCCATGGTGGAAACGACTTCCGTTTTGCCATCCGCGAACTCCAGCTAAAGCACCCAAATCTACTGATGGTTGCTGTTGACTGGTGGAGACATCCTATAATCCGCACCTTGGTTGATAATCCTGGCGATCATGCAGGCGCACTAGAAACCTGCGTAATGATGCATCTTAAGCCCGAACTGGTAAGCCCAGAAACAGGAACAGGACGCAGCGTAGGCTTTAGCATTAAGGCTCTAAACGAAGGATGGGCATGGACACCCCGCAATTGGGCAGCGGTATCCGAAGATACGGGCATTGGAGACCCTCGCGGAACTACCCCTGAAACCGGGAAGATTGTCGTAGACAGGGTTGTAGCCGAAATTGCTGAATTAATCGTAAAGCTGGTTAAAGAGGAAAATATTTACCAGAAACTATAA
- a CDS encoding S41 family peptidase, producing MLKRLLGIVAFVGLASAVMAIDDARLLRYPDINGDKIVFVYAGDIWSVNANGGDAKRLTSHDGLELFPKISPDGKWIAFSAEYSGSRQIWVMPSEGGTARQLTYYNSYGVMPPRGGYDNVVLDWTPDSKQIMIRANRTPFGERNGKYFLVSLDGGLEKPLPIINGGFAALSSDGQQVCFTPVDREFRTWKRYKGGRATELWTYNLKDNTSEQITHFVGTDQWPTWFGDNIYYASDRDLKLNIYRYNTKTKQNDQFTFHKEFDVMWPSGRNGQIAYENGGYLYKLNTATGKSEKVTVNINFDNTNLLPYYKNVKEDIHSYTVSPTGKRALFDARGDIFSVPAENGVIENLTQTPDAREIYPTWSPNGKYIAYHSDATGEYEVYLLENKKGATPRQITSGSKAWKYGAEWSPNSRYLVYSDRTLNLLLIDTQTGKQSVIDHAETDEITTYAFSPDSQWITYTKEGGNGQPTVWVYNVANAKATQLLSATFSNVQPVFSRCGKFIFFVSNRDFNLAFSSFEFNYLYNNASKIYAVALRNDGSKLVNVKNDVEAVAEDKKAEEPKKAGKAKTDAPKKEDGVSVSIDFDGIDNRVMALPMDAADYNIVGSVDGGLLYTAKNKLMRYSIADEKSEEIMDGAGSAISTADGKMFLYRSKGDFGIAKVTPGQKAGAGKLNLEKLELKIFPRQEWNQIYTDAWRIFRDYFYVSNLHGVDWNAVKERYGALVPYAPSRFDLDYILNEVVSEANAGHAYVDWGDIKRVKRVETGLLGAQLVADDATGRYKIAKIYQGENWNPERRSPLTEQGVDVKEDDYLISINGKDITTKVNPYEYLENLANVNVEIAVSATGNLSGVRTSTIKPIESELELMHLDWVNQRRAMVDKLSGGRIGYIYLPNTAIEGNRELHRGMYAYNDKEALVIDDRYNGGGFIPDRMIEMIGRRNLVYWYRNGLKPMKTPGVAHNGPKVMLINGYSSSGGDALPYFFRKTGQGKLIGTRTWGGLVGISGNARLLDGGSLSVPRFGIYDENGQWIVEGEGVSPDIEVVDRPEKLAKGEDPCIERAVEELLKELSANPVKKVTPPAAPDRSKWIEKEIK from the coding sequence ATGCTAAAGAGATTACTGGGAATAGTAGCGTTTGTGGGGCTTGCATCGGCTGTAATGGCCATCGATGATGCCCGTCTGCTACGCTATCCCGACATTAATGGAGACAAAATCGTATTCGTTTACGCCGGCGATATCTGGTCGGTAAATGCCAACGGAGGAGACGCCAAGCGCCTTACCTCGCACGATGGGCTTGAACTTTTTCCTAAAATTTCGCCAGATGGAAAATGGATTGCCTTCTCGGCCGAGTACTCCGGCAGCCGGCAGATTTGGGTGATGCCATCAGAAGGTGGTACTGCTCGTCAGCTTACCTACTACAATTCGTATGGTGTTATGCCTCCCCGTGGTGGATACGACAATGTAGTGCTCGATTGGACACCCGACAGCAAGCAGATCATGATTCGGGCTAACCGAACCCCTTTTGGCGAACGTAATGGTAAGTACTTCCTCGTTAGCCTCGATGGTGGCCTCGAGAAACCGCTTCCTATCATCAACGGTGGCTTTGCGGCACTATCGTCCGATGGCCAGCAGGTATGCTTCACCCCGGTAGATCGCGAGTTCCGCACCTGGAAGCGCTATAAGGGAGGACGCGCCACCGAGCTGTGGACCTACAACCTGAAGGATAACACCTCCGAGCAGATCACCCACTTTGTTGGCACCGACCAGTGGCCAACCTGGTTTGGCGACAACATCTACTACGCCTCCGATCGCGATCTTAAGCTCAACATCTACCGCTACAACACCAAGACCAAGCAAAACGATCAGTTTACCTTCCACAAGGAGTTCGACGTGATGTGGCCATCGGGGCGTAACGGCCAGATCGCCTACGAAAACGGTGGATATCTTTATAAGTTGAATACAGCTACCGGCAAAAGCGAAAAGGTTACGGTGAACATCAACTTCGACAACACCAACCTGCTACCCTACTACAAAAATGTAAAAGAAGATATTCACAGCTACACCGTATCGCCAACAGGCAAACGGGCGCTCTTTGATGCTCGCGGCGATATCTTCTCGGTTCCTGCTGAGAATGGGGTGATCGAGAACCTTACCCAAACCCCCGATGCCCGCGAGATTTACCCAACATGGTCGCCCAACGGCAAGTACATTGCCTACCACTCCGATGCAACCGGAGAGTACGAGGTTTACCTGCTCGAAAACAAGAAGGGCGCAACACCTCGCCAGATAACATCGGGCTCTAAGGCTTGGAAGTACGGCGCCGAGTGGTCGCCCAATAGCCGATACCTGGTGTACAGCGACCGCACGCTGAACCTTTTGCTCATCGACACTCAAACAGGAAAGCAGTCGGTAATCGACCACGCCGAAACCGATGAGATTACCACTTACGCTTTTTCGCCCGACTCGCAGTGGATAACCTATACCAAGGAAGGCGGGAACGGGCAACCAACCGTTTGGGTATACAACGTAGCTAACGCCAAGGCCACCCAGCTGCTTAGCGCAACCTTTAGCAACGTGCAGCCCGTATTTAGCCGCTGCGGTAAGTTCATCTTCTTCGTATCGAACCGCGACTTTAACCTTGCCTTCTCGAGCTTCGAGTTCAACTACCTTTACAACAATGCTTCAAAAATCTATGCCGTTGCCCTCAGGAACGATGGATCGAAGCTGGTTAACGTCAAGAACGACGTAGAGGCAGTAGCCGAGGACAAGAAGGCCGAAGAGCCCAAGAAGGCTGGCAAGGCTAAGACCGATGCTCCAAAAAAGGAGGATGGCGTATCGGTATCCATCGACTTTGACGGCATTGACAACCGCGTGATGGCCTTGCCTATGGATGCCGCCGATTACAACATCGTCGGAAGCGTTGATGGTGGGCTTCTATACACCGCAAAGAATAAGCTGATGCGCTACAGCATAGCCGACGAAAAGTCCGAAGAGATCATGGATGGAGCCGGATCGGCTATCTCAACTGCCGATGGTAAAATGTTCCTATACCGCTCTAAGGGCGACTTTGGCATTGCGAAGGTTACCCCTGGTCAAAAGGCTGGTGCCGGAAAGCTCAACCTCGAGAAGCTGGAGCTAAAGATTTTCCCTCGTCAGGAGTGGAATCAGATATACACCGATGCTTGGCGCATCTTCCGCGACTACTTCTACGTATCGAACCTACATGGGGTAGACTGGAATGCCGTTAAGGAGAGATATGGAGCGCTGGTTCCATACGCGCCTAGCCGTTTCGACCTCGACTACATCTTAAACGAGGTGGTATCGGAAGCTAACGCCGGGCATGCCTACGTGGATTGGGGCGATATCAAGCGCGTAAAGCGGGTTGAAACTGGCCTACTTGGTGCGCAGCTGGTTGCCGATGACGCTACCGGACGCTACAAGATCGCTAAGATCTACCAGGGCGAGAACTGGAACCCCGAACGCCGCTCGCCGCTTACCGAGCAGGGCGTAGACGTTAAGGAGGACGACTACCTCATCAGCATCAACGGAAAGGATATTACCACCAAGGTTAACCCATACGAATACCTGGAGAATCTTGCCAACGTTAATGTCGAAATCGCCGTTAGCGCTACCGGAAACCTCTCGGGCGTGCGCACCTCAACCATAAAGCCTATCGAAAGCGAGCTCGAGCTGATGCACCTCGACTGGGTAAACCAGCGCAGGGCAATGGTGGATAAGCTTTCGGGGGGTCGCATTGGCTATATCTACCTGCCCAATACCGCCATCGAGGGTAACCGCGAGCTGCACCGCGGCATGTACGCCTACAACGATAAGGAGGCGCTTGTTATCGACGACCGCTACAACGGCGGTGGGTTTATTCCCGACCGTATGATCGAGATGATCGGACGTCGTAACCTGGTGTACTGGTACCGCAACGGCCTAAAGCCAATGAAAACACCCGGGGTTGCGCACAATGGGCCTAAGGTAATGCTCATCAACGGCTACTCATCGTCGGGTGGCGATGCGCTACCTTACTTCTTCCGCAAGACGGGCCAGGGTAAGCTTATCGGAACCCGCACATGGGGCGGTTTGGTAGGCATCAGCGGTAACGCTAGGCTGCTTGATGGTGGCTCGCTCTCCGTTCCTCGCTTCGGCATCTACGACGAAAATGGTCAGTGGATTGTTGAAGGCGAAGGCGTATCGCCCGACATCGAGGTGGTTGATCGTCCCGAAAAGCTGGCCAAGGGCGAAGACCCTTGCATCGAACGTGCCGTAGAGGAGCTGCTAAAGGAGCTTAGCGCTAATCCGGTAAAGAAGGTAACGCCTCCTGCCGCTCCCGATAGAAGCAAGTGGATTGAAAAGGAGATCAAGTAG
- a CDS encoding AAA domain-containing protein produces MKEYKKILSCWHKLEYFIPASLPKESGELNAKVPWTTPISAKDKQKTIEYTIYLGVFDSFHVTDFVKDFFDDKDRDENEKNSRICFAALKLDSNGFYKNDSLGISTLPWALSQLEKGNIDSNSWSNPFERIKEILFAEFEYVFNTVNINEEGELLNELQPIQYGTLKEIENRIESLCGWSIKPDKKIFFKCEEVYISAKENSNAEILNSFYTEDLENVISNIDNGILPKAFTDYLNGSLNKKGGRHDVIKDVSEVKKSLSPLNIPDGCWPSKYTLSLMQQFAVNSIFNNLANPNQTGLFSVNGPPGTGKTTLLRDLIAPIIVKRAKALSKYENPVDAFKKLRQVKVSDSFTAWVYIPDETIIDAGIVVTSSNNGAVENISKELPLKGEVAPYSQQVAYFRKVAERCISNENWGLISAVLGNKLNRTELVSKLWFNKDTIDLQETLKASKGIDGLSWDRVVKEFNQKLEEVTCEKQKLETYRCEYREFVRVSIAKDELEGRLAEKERELVDIRHKAEKQKEIVSTFDERKRDALSELSIIQQNRPNFFVYWFNRTLRNEYKQSLQVAFKQYTTVTEECKRALAELQKKEALLGEVKLQHQAVLSELALIIPRFNSLKELTSKAREELGQNYADDNFWDNIESKESQQACPWYSSKLKELQSELFILSLNLNEQFILHANSESNRIFTTLAAFFEYLKGEINLSQNVVKAMWDTFFLVIPVVSSTFASVQRMFRDLGKEDLPWLFIDEAGQAVPQAAIGAIWRSKRVVIVGDPFQIEPVVTIPKSLINNISSYFELDSTNVNSELSVQTMADRVNPWGTYLSSNSDNIWVGMPLRVHRRCLSPMFDIANSIAYGNTMYSATFKPNVINVKLENSFIHCEGIVEGRHFVKEQAEIIKKMLIDEINVCKGFPDVFVITPFSEISYKMSKFLFYPLLNTIKKYIPDIDNGLMKEMGVWLKSHVGTVHTFQGKQADGVIMCLGLDGNTKGAARWASSKPNLLNVALTRAKFRFTAVGDKHIWLNQQYFKELNKLNMNLV; encoded by the coding sequence ATGAAAGAATACAAAAAGATATTGTCGTGTTGGCACAAACTGGAATATTTCATTCCTGCTTCTTTGCCTAAAGAGAGTGGAGAACTCAATGCTAAAGTACCATGGACTACGCCAATTAGTGCTAAGGATAAGCAGAAAACAATTGAATATACAATATATCTAGGCGTTTTTGACTCTTTTCATGTTACTGATTTTGTGAAGGATTTTTTTGACGATAAGGATAGGGACGAAAATGAAAAGAATAGTAGGATTTGTTTTGCAGCACTAAAACTTGATAGCAACGGATTTTATAAAAATGATTCTCTAGGCATTTCAACATTACCTTGGGCTTTATCCCAGTTAGAGAAAGGAAATATAGATTCAAATAGTTGGTCAAATCCATTTGAGCGTATAAAAGAGATACTTTTTGCTGAGTTTGAGTATGTCTTTAATACTGTTAATATTAATGAAGAGGGAGAACTATTAAACGAACTGCAGCCAATACAATATGGCACACTCAAAGAAATAGAAAATCGGATTGAATCTCTATGTGGATGGTCCATTAAGCCCGATAAAAAGATATTTTTCAAGTGCGAAGAGGTATACATTTCAGCAAAGGAAAATTCAAATGCGGAGATTCTTAACAGCTTTTATACTGAAGATCTTGAGAACGTCATTTCAAACATAGATAATGGTATTCTACCAAAAGCCTTTACAGACTACTTGAATGGCAGTTTAAATAAAAAGGGGGGAAGGCACGATGTTATTAAGGACGTAAGTGAAGTAAAGAAATCTCTTTCACCATTAAATATCCCCGATGGATGTTGGCCTTCAAAGTATACTCTCAGTTTAATGCAGCAATTTGCAGTCAACAGTATCTTTAATAATCTTGCCAATCCTAATCAAACGGGACTTTTTTCTGTAAACGGTCCTCCTGGAACCGGGAAAACAACCCTGTTAAGGGATCTTATTGCACCAATAATTGTAAAAAGAGCAAAAGCGCTTTCGAAATATGAAAACCCAGTGGATGCGTTTAAGAAACTTCGTCAAGTGAAGGTCAGTGATAGTTTTACTGCATGGGTATACATTCCCGACGAAACTATCATTGATGCGGGAATCGTAGTAACGTCCTCAAACAATGGTGCTGTTGAAAATATCTCAAAGGAGTTACCACTCAAAGGAGAAGTTGCGCCATATTCTCAGCAAGTTGCCTACTTCCGAAAAGTGGCCGAAAGATGTATTAGTAATGAGAATTGGGGCTTGATTTCTGCTGTGTTGGGAAATAAGCTAAATAGAACTGAATTAGTCTCCAAATTGTGGTTCAATAAAGATACCATTGATTTGCAAGAGACATTAAAGGCAAGTAAGGGAATTGATGGTTTAAGTTGGGATAGGGTTGTCAAGGAATTTAATCAAAAGCTAGAAGAGGTTACTTGTGAAAAGCAAAAACTTGAAACTTACAGATGCGAGTACCGCGAGTTTGTTCGTGTATCCATTGCTAAAGATGAATTGGAAGGTAGGCTTGCTGAAAAGGAGCGTGAATTGGTAGATATTCGGCATAAGGCTGAAAAGCAAAAAGAGATTGTTTCGACGTTTGATGAGCGAAAAAGAGATGCTTTGAGCGAACTTTCAATTATTCAACAGAACAGACCGAACTTCTTTGTCTATTGGTTTAATCGAACATTACGAAACGAGTACAAACAATCTCTTCAAGTCGCTTTCAAACAATACACCACCGTTACCGAAGAATGTAAGCGTGCTTTGGCTGAATTGCAGAAAAAAGAGGCGCTATTAGGCGAAGTAAAATTGCAGCATCAGGCTGTTCTTTCAGAACTCGCCTTGATTATTCCAAGATTCAACTCTCTAAAAGAGTTAACAAGTAAAGCGAGAGAAGAATTGGGTCAAAATTATGCTGATGATAACTTTTGGGATAACATAGAGTCCAAAGAATCACAACAGGCGTGTCCTTGGTATTCAAGTAAGCTAAAGGAATTACAGTCAGAGTTATTTATACTTTCTCTGAATTTGAATGAGCAGTTTATTTTACATGCAAACTCTGAATCGAATAGAATATTTACAACATTAGCAGCCTTCTTTGAATATTTAAAAGGGGAAATAAATCTTTCTCAGAATGTTGTCAAGGCTATGTGGGATACATTTTTCTTAGTAATCCCAGTTGTGTCATCTACATTCGCTTCGGTGCAAAGAATGTTTAGAGATTTGGGAAAGGAAGATTTACCTTGGCTATTTATTGATGAAGCAGGACAAGCAGTACCACAAGCAGCTATCGGAGCAATATGGCGATCAAAACGTGTGGTCATTGTAGGAGATCCTTTCCAAATAGAACCCGTCGTTACTATCCCAAAAAGTTTGATAAATAATATAAGTAGCTACTTTGAGTTAGATAGTACCAATGTAAATTCAGAGTTGTCCGTTCAAACAATGGCGGATAGAGTTAATCCATGGGGTACTTATCTAAGTTCAAATTCTGATAATATTTGGGTTGGAATGCCTTTAAGGGTTCATAGGAGGTGTTTAAGTCCCATGTTCGATATTGCAAATTCTATTGCCTATGGTAATACAATGTATTCTGCAACATTTAAGCCTAATGTAATTAATGTAAAACTTGAAAATTCGTTTATTCATTGCGAGGGTATAGTCGAAGGTCGGCATTTTGTCAAGGAACAAGCTGAGATTATAAAAAAAATGCTGATTGATGAGATTAATGTTTGTAAAGGATTTCCTGATGTTTTTGTTATTACTCCGTTTAGCGAGATAAGTTATAAGATGAGTAAATTCTTATTTTATCCGCTTCTCAATACAATAAAGAAATATATTCCTGATATAGATAACGGTTTAATGAAAGAAATGGGAGTTTGGCTAAAATCACACGTTGGTACCGTTCATACATTTCAAGGTAAACAAGCGGATGGTGTAATTATGTGCTTAGGACTTGATGGAAATACCAAAGGAGCCGCACGTTGGGCTTCAAGTAAGCCAAATCTGTTGAATGTTGCATTAACACGAGCAAAATTTCGGTTTACAGCAGTTGGAGATAAACATATTTGGTTAAATCAGCAATATTTTAAAGAGTTGAATAAATTAAATATGAATTTAGTGTAA
- a CDS encoding DUF6261 family protein, whose amino-acid sequence MIDPISFRKLSLEEKQNFTDEVYPMVKTSLGENPTFKPYIDPIGSVYTRLKQAAQAISHPELTSEINEGDDLRDGGIRSLKSTADHSVNRTDPAWSTAGQRVLNLFRDFGNNMADLSLAKETTAIDNFLGAIDSNPELKKDITTIQGDIWLQDVRDGQQKVKSGIAKRDASKKSDEAAAFDIARELGANIDKLFRYINMKIEFEPTPELKALSFELNKVIARYRKNVSLRATLREKAKKENTDKK is encoded by the coding sequence ATGATTGACCCAATCAGCTTCCGTAAGCTAAGCCTAGAAGAGAAGCAAAACTTTACCGACGAGGTATATCCAATGGTAAAAACCTCCTTAGGCGAAAACCCTACTTTTAAACCTTACATAGACCCTATAGGCTCGGTATACACCCGCCTTAAGCAGGCGGCACAAGCGATAAGCCATCCGGAGCTAACCTCCGAGATTAACGAAGGCGACGACCTTCGCGATGGCGGAATCCGATCGCTAAAGAGTACCGCCGATCATAGCGTTAACCGTACCGACCCTGCTTGGTCTACGGCAGGGCAGCGCGTTCTAAACCTCTTCCGCGACTTTGGCAACAACATGGCCGACCTTTCGCTTGCCAAGGAGACTACGGCAATTGACAACTTCCTTGGCGCCATCGACAGCAACCCCGAGCTAAAAAAGGATATAACCACCATTCAGGGCGACATCTGGCTGCAGGATGTTAGAGATGGCCAGCAGAAGGTAAAAAGCGGTATCGCCAAGCGCGACGCCAGCAAGAAGTCAGACGAAGCTGCCGCCTTCGACATCGCCAGGGAGCTGGGGGCGAATATCGATAAGCTTTTCCGCTACATCAATATGAAGATTGAATTCGAACCTACCCCTGAGCTTAAGGCGCTCTCGTTCGAGCTCAACAAGGTTATTGCCCGATACCGCAAGAACGTTAGCCTCCGAGCTACGCTACGCGAAAAAGCCAAGAAAGAGAATACTGACAAAAAATAA